TTTTGTCGAACAACAAGCCGCCTGGCGGCAGCACCTGGAAGCATCCAAGCGCAAAGGCTTTCCTGAAAAAAACTGGTTCAAGGCCGACGAAGCATTTCACGAAAGCCTAGTCATTGCGTTGGGCAATCAGCAGATACTGAACATGCTGCGCGACATCAATTCCCGCCTGCGGTTCCTGCGCGTCAAAGACATCACGAACGCCCAGGTCCTCGCCGATAGCAGTAAGCAGCACCTCGCGATCATGGACGCCATCCTGGCCGGCGACGCAGAGCTGGCCGTCGCCACCGTCCGCTCCAACATCCGCATGGGCAAAGACAACGTTAAAGCCGCCCTACAAGACGTCCTCCTGCGGGCGTTCGAGGTG
This is a stretch of genomic DNA from Cerasicoccus sp. TK19100. It encodes these proteins:
- a CDS encoding GntR family transcriptional regulator; translated protein: MPLQSRSKTPRRNRSEDVYNTLERRILAWEYPPGHRLKEDELCKEFNVSRIPIREALSRLSQIHLVERKPNVGCTVKRWSVSEINDLYELRIALESYVAETLAKDPPPEEAFVEQQAAWRQHLEASKRKGFPEKNWFKADEAFHESLVIALGNQQILNMLRDINSRLRFLRVKDITNAQVLADSSKQHLAIMDAILAGDAELAVATVRSNIRMGKDNVKAALQDVLLRAFEV